From a single Alloactinosynnema sp. L-07 genomic region:
- a CDS encoding MmcQ/YjbR family DNA-binding protein: MATWDDVRRIALALPETEETSSDTAQWRVRSKGFVWERPLRKADLAALGEAAPTGPILGVWVADEGVKHALIADDPAVFFTTPHFNGYPAVLVRLDEIEVDELTELVTEAWLLKAPKRVAAEFLAK; this comes from the coding sequence ATGGCCACTTGGGACGACGTCCGGCGCATCGCTCTCGCCCTGCCGGAGACTGAGGAGACCTCCAGCGACACCGCCCAGTGGCGGGTGCGGTCCAAGGGCTTCGTCTGGGAGCGTCCGCTGCGCAAGGCCGATCTGGCCGCCTTGGGTGAGGCGGCGCCGACCGGGCCCATCCTCGGGGTGTGGGTCGCCGACGAAGGCGTCAAGCACGCCCTGATCGCCGACGACCCAGCGGTCTTCTTCACCACCCCGCACTTCAACGGCTACCCCGCGGTTCTGGTGCGGCTCGACGAGATCGAGGTCGACGAACTCACCGAGCTGGTCACCGAGGCGTGGCTGCTCAAGGCACCCAAACGGGTCGCCGCGGAGTTCCTGGCGAAGTAG
- a CDS encoding DUF2382 domain-containing protein yields MTMSMKPQDLIGHDVFDPDGEKIGRVETVYVGEESHEPEWVTVRTGLFGHRESFVPLAGARNEADGLRVGVRKDVVKDAPHVDAEGKLSEQEGIDLRRYYGLPIQRGGTGPVARPGGHQPPTTAKPAAEQASGKHDLRPQTEPDREKSLRDRAMRNMGDPVHESATHSPSTPGTAAHDKTMQNMAPQSRSTHAPNPTDPKTQARRDKADPPAEQIVVRSEERLRVTTERVEAGRVRLRKYVVTEPQQLTVQLTHEEIHVEREIIGETELATLKADPRSFAESVVEVTLHRDQPVVTKDTVPVERIRLATRPVTVEHTVTDEIRKEQFDIIDDTAKPGH; encoded by the coding sequence ATGACTATGTCCATGAAGCCACAGGACCTCATCGGACATGACGTTTTCGACCCGGACGGCGAAAAGATCGGCCGGGTGGAGACGGTGTACGTCGGCGAGGAATCGCACGAACCCGAATGGGTGACAGTGCGAACCGGCTTGTTCGGGCACCGGGAATCCTTCGTCCCCCTGGCCGGAGCCCGCAACGAAGCGGACGGCCTCCGCGTCGGCGTCCGCAAGGACGTCGTCAAGGACGCGCCGCATGTTGATGCGGAGGGGAAGTTGTCCGAACAGGAAGGGATCGACCTGCGCCGGTACTACGGCCTTCCGATCCAACGCGGCGGCACCGGCCCGGTCGCGCGTCCCGGCGGCCACCAGCCCCCGACGACCGCGAAACCCGCGGCTGAGCAGGCCTCCGGGAAGCACGACCTGCGCCCCCAGACCGAGCCGGACCGCGAAAAGTCCCTGCGCGACCGAGCGATGCGGAACATGGGCGACCCCGTCCACGAGTCGGCCACCCACAGCCCCTCGACGCCAGGCACCGCAGCACACGACAAGACCATGCAGAACATGGCGCCCCAGAGCAGGTCCACCCACGCGCCGAACCCGACGGACCCGAAAACACAGGCCAGGCGGGACAAGGCTGATCCACCGGCAGAACAGATCGTCGTCCGCTCCGAGGAGCGGCTGCGGGTCACCACCGAGCGGGTCGAGGCAGGCCGGGTCCGACTCCGCAAGTACGTGGTCACCGAACCCCAGCAGCTGACCGTCCAGCTCACCCACGAAGAGATCCACGTCGAACGCGAGATCATCGGCGAGACCGAGTTGGCCACCCTCAAAGCCGACCCGCGTTCCTTCGCCGAGTCGGTCGTCGAGGTGACGCTGCACCGCGACCAGCCGGTCGTCACCAAGGACACCGTGCCGGTCGAGCGCATCCGCCTGGCCACCAGGCCGGTCACCGTGGAGCACACCGTCACCGACGAGATCCGCAAGGAACAGTTCGACATCATCGACGACACCGCCAAGCCCGGTCACTGA
- a CDS encoding DddA-like double-stranded DNA deaminase toxin — MVSRHTAGGSTPTARYTEVSGADAKGKQALRFFAEELKARRIPTTVTDVEIKLAVHMRKNGIRSATLVLNNVPCKGPMGCDALVSVVLPPGYMLTVYGTDGFRREYRGGGTSKWVP; from the coding sequence GTGGTCAGTAGACACACAGCCGGTGGGTCGACGCCGACGGCACGGTACACCGAGGTCAGCGGCGCTGACGCCAAGGGCAAGCAGGCGTTGCGGTTCTTCGCCGAGGAACTGAAAGCGCGACGTATCCCGACGACCGTCACCGATGTGGAAATCAAGTTGGCGGTACATATGCGGAAGAACGGGATTCGGTCTGCGACGTTGGTATTGAATAACGTCCCTTGCAAGGGGCCGATGGGTTGTGACGCGCTTGTTTCGGTGGTCCTTCCGCCCGGTTATATGCTCACGGTGTACGGTACCGATGGATTCCGCCGAGAATATCGAGGAGGAGGAACGTCGAAGTGGGTTCCCTAG
- a CDS encoding Imm1 family immunity protein, producing MGSLDVYYLPEHDESPVMVATEDEVDAFIDKVVAQSPMAAPILMDLHLSGDPYAQGLDVGVVAERGLIRYAGRDWPLGVVSTGEASAGGNPVPYFYMGHWREFPSNAEISLATIKAAIKEFMSTNGVRPICVQWQEVDELADQ from the coding sequence GTGGGTTCCCTAGACGTCTACTACCTGCCCGAGCACGACGAAAGTCCGGTCATGGTGGCCACCGAGGACGAGGTGGACGCGTTCATCGACAAGGTCGTCGCGCAGTCGCCCATGGCGGCGCCGATCCTCATGGACCTTCACCTTTCCGGCGATCCCTACGCGCAGGGATTGGACGTTGGCGTGGTGGCCGAGCGTGGCCTGATCCGGTACGCGGGCCGGGACTGGCCGCTCGGGGTCGTCAGCACCGGCGAGGCGTCTGCTGGCGGCAACCCGGTGCCGTACTTCTATATGGGCCACTGGCGGGAATTCCCGTCGAACGCCGAGATTTCGCTCGCCACGATTAAGGCGGCCATCAAGGAATTCATGTCCACTAATGGTGTGCGTCCCATCTGTGTCCAATGGCAAGAAGTTGATGAATTGGCGGACCAGTGA
- a CDS encoding NUDIX hydrolase has protein sequence MVDDTRRLRLSVASVELPDGVTFEQYVLRVPKAAMVVVVDDQERVLMMWRHRFIIDKWVWELPGGYVDPDEEPGATAAREVEEETGWRPRNVRPLVSLQPMVGSADAENLLYVASGADYIGAPEDINEAERVEWIPLASVRDLIGRGEVVGAASLVGLLHVLAFGAG, from the coding sequence TTGGTCGATGACACTCGGCGGCTGCGGCTGAGTGTGGCGTCGGTCGAGTTGCCCGATGGTGTGACGTTCGAGCAGTACGTGCTTCGGGTGCCGAAGGCCGCGATGGTGGTCGTGGTCGATGACCAGGAGCGGGTACTGATGATGTGGCGGCACCGGTTCATCATCGACAAGTGGGTGTGGGAGCTGCCCGGCGGCTACGTCGATCCCGACGAGGAGCCCGGTGCCACTGCGGCTCGTGAGGTCGAGGAAGAGACTGGGTGGCGGCCCCGGAATGTCCGACCGCTGGTGTCGCTGCAGCCCATGGTGGGCAGCGCGGACGCGGAGAACCTGCTCTATGTGGCGTCGGGCGCGGACTACATCGGTGCACCCGAGGACATCAACGAGGCTGAGCGGGTCGAGTGGATTCCGCTGGCCTCGGTGCGTGACCTGATCGGGCGCGGCGAGGTCGTCGGCGCGGCGTCGTTGGTCGGTCTCCTGCACGTCTTGGCGTTCGGCGCGGGCTAG
- a CDS encoding helix-turn-helix domain-containing protein — MADRSRRGVCRECGARLAADNRGRLCSPCARNVTAQRGSAPQLPDAFWDSAEIVEVLAQRQFGKLLRAYRKAQIPEIKQTDLAVWLGLTQGQVSRIERGDTPTRDLDKLDRWARTLRIPQRCLWFTLSPDSPHAYVSAAPPSTLPPSTRADSQGGDVHRRQFLATTAFGVGASLLRPNGAKQPAPVPAGSIGSPEVDLVREMTGAFRRIDNRYGGAHSHTAVTSYITSTVEPMLNDTRSKNAARSELFGASAELHQLAGWMAYDTGQAETGRRHLRTAFRLCQEAGDDALGAEMLAGMSHHAAFHGSPDSAVDLALAARQTAKRVNAPALHAEAAVMEAHGLALRSDKRGSLAALREAENLFTAVDPTHLPTWLTYFDAAYLAAKFAHTFRDLGMAEDAEAFARRSLEMSAGYERGRLFNTALLASILADQGKVDESCAHGSLAVQMTGSVRSVRSAAYLADLARRLAPYGSHAGVGTLYRQLVDVGIPVPTR, encoded by the coding sequence ATGGCCGATCGGTCGCGTCGCGGGGTCTGCCGCGAGTGCGGTGCGCGGCTGGCCGCGGACAACCGCGGTCGACTGTGCAGCCCCTGCGCGCGCAACGTGACGGCGCAGCGGGGCAGCGCGCCGCAGTTGCCCGACGCGTTCTGGGACTCGGCCGAGATCGTGGAAGTCCTCGCGCAGCGCCAATTCGGCAAGCTGCTGCGGGCCTACCGCAAGGCCCAGATACCTGAGATCAAACAGACCGACCTGGCGGTGTGGCTGGGCTTGACCCAAGGGCAGGTCAGTCGCATCGAGCGCGGCGACACCCCGACACGGGATCTCGACAAGCTGGATCGGTGGGCGCGGACGCTGCGGATTCCCCAGCGGTGCCTGTGGTTCACGCTGTCACCGGATTCGCCTCACGCATACGTGTCTGCCGCACCGCCTTCTACGCTGCCGCCATCCACCCGCGCAGACAGTCAAGGCGGAGACGTGCATCGACGACAGTTCCTCGCGACAACGGCGTTCGGCGTGGGCGCCTCGCTCTTGCGTCCCAACGGAGCCAAACAACCGGCGCCGGTACCGGCCGGTTCGATTGGCAGCCCGGAAGTCGATCTCGTCCGCGAGATGACGGGCGCGTTCCGCCGGATCGACAACCGCTACGGCGGCGCGCACAGCCACACCGCCGTCACCTCCTACATCACCTCGACCGTCGAACCGATGCTCAACGACACCCGCTCCAAGAACGCCGCGCGGTCGGAGTTGTTCGGCGCGTCCGCCGAGCTGCATCAACTCGCCGGGTGGATGGCCTACGACACCGGCCAGGCCGAGACCGGTCGACGGCACCTGCGCACGGCGTTCCGCCTGTGCCAGGAAGCCGGGGATGACGCGCTGGGCGCGGAGATGCTGGCGGGCATGAGCCACCACGCCGCGTTCCACGGCAGCCCCGACTCGGCCGTCGATCTCGCCCTCGCCGCACGCCAGACCGCCAAGCGGGTCAACGCCCCCGCCCTCCACGCCGAAGCCGCTGTGATGGAAGCGCACGGTTTGGCTCTGCGAAGCGACAAACGAGGCTCGCTGGCGGCGCTGCGAGAAGCCGAGAACCTCTTCACCGCCGTCGACCCGACCCACCTGCCGACCTGGCTCACCTACTTCGACGCCGCCTACCTCGCCGCGAAGTTCGCTCACACCTTCCGAGACCTCGGCATGGCCGAGGACGCCGAGGCATTCGCACGTCGGTCCCTGGAGATGAGCGCCGGATACGAGCGAGGACGGCTGTTCAACACCGCGCTGCTCGCCTCGATCCTCGCCGACCAAGGCAAGGTCGACGAGTCGTGCGCACACGGCTCCCTGGCCGTGCAGATGACCGGGTCGGTGCGGTCAGTCCGCAGCGCCGCCTACCTCGCCGACCTGGCGCGGCGGCTGGCGCCCTACGGGTCGCACGCGGGTGTCGGAACGCTCTACCGGCAGCTGGTCGATGTCGGCATCCCGGTCCCGACCCGCTAG
- a CDS encoding alpha/beta fold hydrolase — protein sequence MLFNGISARRVPTHRLTMNILETDRVGDPVVFIHGNVSSSLFWQRPMLDLPAGYRPIAVDLRGFGDTDPEPVDATRGLSDYADDVAALLNTLDLGPVHLVGWSMGGGIALQLLRDHPASVRTLTLVNPVSPFGFGATRGENGELIDPNGAGSGAGGANPEFVKMLADGVTADDSPFAPRTIMHAFYFKPPFEPTDADVYVTSMLSTRTGDPHYPGDTTPTDAWPGAAPGTQGVLNALAPNHFRIDDLHTITPKPPIRWIRGAADQIVSDGSMFDLAYLGSLGAIPGWPGAETHPPQPMLAQTRAVLTRYAEAGGTYDEIVIDDCGHTPHLEKPTEFNAALEGILSKGGH from the coding sequence ATGCTGTTCAACGGAATCAGCGCCCGCCGGGTGCCCACTCACCGGCTGACGATGAACATCCTGGAGACCGACCGCGTCGGCGACCCGGTGGTGTTCATCCACGGCAATGTGTCGTCGAGCCTGTTCTGGCAGCGCCCGATGCTCGACCTGCCCGCGGGCTACCGCCCGATCGCGGTCGACCTGCGCGGCTTCGGCGACACCGACCCGGAACCGGTCGACGCCACTCGCGGCCTCAGCGACTATGCCGACGACGTGGCGGCCCTGCTCAACACCCTCGACTTGGGCCCCGTCCACCTGGTCGGCTGGAGCATGGGCGGCGGCATCGCGCTCCAACTGCTGCGCGACCACCCGGCGTCGGTCCGCACCCTCACCCTGGTGAACCCGGTCTCCCCCTTCGGCTTCGGCGCCACCCGCGGCGAGAACGGCGAACTGATCGACCCGAACGGCGCCGGTTCCGGCGCGGGCGGCGCCAACCCGGAGTTCGTCAAGATGCTCGCCGACGGAGTCACCGCGGACGACTCACCATTCGCCCCACGAACGATCATGCACGCCTTCTACTTCAAACCCCCGTTTGAACCCACCGACGCCGACGTCTACGTCACCTCCATGCTGAGCACCAGAACCGGCGACCCCCACTACCCCGGCGACACCACTCCGACCGACGCCTGGCCCGGCGCCGCCCCCGGCACCCAAGGCGTTCTGAACGCCTTGGCACCCAACCACTTCCGCATCGACGACCTCCACACCATCACCCCCAAACCCCCCATCCGCTGGATTCGCGGCGCAGCCGACCAAATCGTCTCCGACGGCTCGATGTTCGACTTGGCCTACCTCGGCAGCCTCGGCGCCATCCCCGGCTGGCCCGGCGCCGAAACCCACCCACCACAACCCATGCTCGCGCAGACCAGAGCCGTCCTGACCCGCTACGCGGAAGCAGGCGGAACCTACGATGAAATCGTCATAGACGACTGTGGCCACACTCCCCACCTGGAAAAGCCCACGGAGTTCAACGCGGCACTGGAGGGAATCCTCAGCAAGGGTGGCCACTAG
- a CDS encoding triacylglycerol lipase, which produces MLRLLTAAAVVAATVFVPTGTAAADPAYLTKEATYTTVANGWEKVDRYRDTTPGFVDEQYPPDGRGDQDGQRKTFFNNVARPSSSRFLLYSAPGWSTGSKPVPVLLVHGANDNPDRAWANPNESGGFGCGSASCPSTGMMQYLSSRGHRVFAVGFAHKQGDNRQHAQQVGDAIAIIKARLGVTQVDVVGWSKGMMSGRMYVSSVKPSWGRSYAGDVRRLVTLGGPNGGYDYPFAHGWAHDFSIWPECGGKINAPSPHTRMTCYGQYTYHPELSITPTAGWDAYPGQRQMLKRWDGVFGVNTSAQDWYTTYHGGQGFYTDGPGIQAAINAGSLIAAIQGAGTPSGVRVYLLAGGAANIVGVWNETRGPSDGIVFIASALDTTGVATLGGTSTIHSANHLQLGWASASMSQVATWLS; this is translated from the coding sequence ATGCTTCGCTTACTCACCGCGGCCGCCGTGGTCGCCGCGACCGTGTTCGTGCCGACCGGGACCGCCGCCGCCGACCCCGCCTACCTGACCAAGGAGGCGACCTACACCACGGTCGCCAACGGCTGGGAGAAGGTCGACCGCTACCGCGACACGACTCCAGGCTTCGTCGACGAGCAGTATCCGCCGGACGGCCGCGGCGACCAGGACGGTCAGCGCAAGACGTTCTTCAACAACGTCGCCCGGCCATCGTCGAGCCGGTTCCTGCTGTACTCGGCGCCCGGTTGGTCCACCGGCAGCAAGCCGGTGCCCGTGCTGCTCGTCCACGGCGCCAACGACAATCCCGACCGCGCGTGGGCGAACCCGAACGAGTCCGGCGGCTTCGGCTGCGGCTCGGCGAGCTGCCCGTCCACCGGCATGATGCAGTACCTCAGCTCGCGCGGGCACCGCGTGTTCGCCGTCGGCTTCGCCCACAAGCAGGGCGACAACCGCCAGCACGCGCAGCAGGTCGGCGACGCCATCGCGATCATCAAGGCGCGGCTCGGGGTCACGCAGGTCGACGTGGTCGGCTGGAGCAAGGGGATGATGTCCGGCCGGATGTATGTGTCGTCGGTGAAGCCGTCCTGGGGCCGCTCCTACGCGGGCGACGTGCGCAGGCTGGTTACCCTAGGCGGCCCCAACGGCGGCTACGACTACCCCTTCGCCCACGGCTGGGCGCACGACTTCTCCATCTGGCCGGAGTGCGGCGGCAAGATCAACGCGCCGAGCCCGCACACCAGGATGACCTGCTACGGCCAATACACCTACCACCCGGAACTATCGATCACCCCGACCGCGGGCTGGGACGCCTACCCCGGCCAACGCCAAATGCTCAAGCGCTGGGACGGCGTGTTCGGCGTCAACACCTCCGCGCAGGACTGGTACACCACCTACCACGGCGGCCAGGGCTTCTACACCGACGGCCCCGGCATCCAGGCCGCGATCAACGCGGGCTCACTCATCGCGGCTATTCAAGGTGCGGGAACCCCCAGCGGCGTGCGGGTCTACCTGCTCGCGGGCGGCGCGGCGAACATCGTCGGAGTGTGGAACGAGACCCGCGGCCCGAGCGACGGCATCGTCTTCATCGCCAGCGCCCTCGACACCACCGGCGTGGCCACGCTGGGCGGCACCTCGACGATCCACTCCGCGAACCACTTGCAGCTCGGCTGGGCATCGGCGTCGATGTCCCAGGTCGCGACCTGGCTGTCCTGA
- a CDS encoding alpha/beta fold hydrolase, with translation MSASLSTVPVAGGHLTVAQWNPARRHPEPARPVLAIHGITASHRAWSAVAAAHPGRIIAPDLRGRGGSSELSGPFGMAAHAEDCVAVLDAHGIDEAVVVGHSMGGFVAAVLAHRYPERVAKLVLVDGGAPLPGVDDIETALGPAVKRLSMRFPDRESYRDFWRAHPAFAEWTADIESYVDYDLIGTEPELRSRVNADAVRTDFLDLHSGDVPRAAFAALKPDTLLIRATKGLFDEPSPLYPHTEDYPFTVRTVDGSNHYSILFGADGVRAVASALAS, from the coding sequence ATGTCCGCGTCCCTGTCCACCGTCCCCGTCGCGGGCGGACACCTCACGGTGGCCCAGTGGAACCCGGCGCGACGACACCCCGAGCCCGCCCGCCCGGTGCTGGCGATCCACGGCATCACCGCGTCGCACCGGGCGTGGTCGGCCGTGGCCGCCGCCCATCCCGGCCGCATCATCGCGCCCGACCTGCGGGGACGCGGCGGCAGCAGCGAGTTGTCCGGCCCCTTCGGCATGGCCGCCCACGCCGAGGACTGCGTGGCCGTCCTGGACGCTCACGGCATCGATGAGGCGGTCGTCGTCGGTCACTCCATGGGTGGATTCGTCGCCGCTGTGCTCGCCCACCGGTATCCGGAGCGGGTAGCCAAGCTGGTCCTGGTCGACGGCGGCGCTCCCCTGCCCGGCGTCGACGACATCGAGACCGCGCTCGGCCCGGCGGTCAAGCGCTTGAGTATGCGCTTCCCCGATCGTGAGTCCTATCGCGACTTCTGGCGCGCGCACCCCGCCTTCGCCGAGTGGACCGCCGACATAGAGTCCTATGTGGACTACGATCTGATCGGGACCGAGCCGGAGCTGCGCAGCCGGGTCAACGCCGATGCCGTGCGGACCGACTTCCTCGACCTGCACAGCGGCGATGTCCCCCGCGCCGCGTTCGCCGCCCTCAAGCCGGACACGCTACTCATCCGCGCCACCAAGGGTTTGTTCGACGAACCATCACCGCTCTACCCGCATACCGAGGACTACCCGTTCACCGTGCGGACCGTGGACGGCAGCAACCACTATTCGATCCTCTTCGGCGCGGACGGCGTGCGCGCCGTGGCTTCCGCGCTCGCTTCCTGA
- a CDS encoding sulfite exporter TauE/SafE family protein yields MSALVLALGAGAVIGLALGALGGGGGMLAVPALIYLLGLDPTSAATASLLIVSATSLTALTRHAGAVAWRTGVAFAAAGVVPAIAAAALARFIPNAVLTGSFAMIAAAAGIAMLRSTQLVEPASTGTVLTARRVGLSKVLTAGAGLGTVTGLLGVGGGFLAVPTLVTVLKLRMGVAIGTSLFVISINSAAALATRLATAQLTLDWRIIGPFAGAALLGAWDGKRLSGKVSTATLKRIFACLLFGLAAFMFIDAVVRPH; encoded by the coding sequence TTGAGTGCCCTGGTGCTCGCCCTCGGCGCGGGCGCGGTGATCGGGCTCGCGCTCGGCGCCCTTGGGGGCGGCGGGGGGATGCTTGCCGTACCCGCGTTGATCTACCTGCTCGGCCTTGATCCGACCTCGGCGGCGACGGCCAGTCTGCTGATCGTCAGCGCCACCTCGCTAACCGCTCTGACCCGGCACGCGGGCGCTGTCGCCTGGCGTACCGGGGTCGCGTTCGCGGCGGCGGGGGTGGTTCCGGCCATAGCCGCCGCCGCACTTGCTCGGTTCATTCCCAACGCGGTGCTGACGGGGTCGTTCGCCATGATCGCGGCGGCGGCGGGGATCGCGATGTTGCGGTCCACCCAGTTGGTCGAACCCGCGTCGACCGGCACCGTGTTGACCGCGCGGCGGGTCGGGTTGTCCAAGGTGTTGACGGCGGGGGCTGGGCTCGGCACGGTCACGGGGCTGCTCGGCGTCGGCGGTGGGTTCCTGGCGGTGCCGACGCTGGTCACTGTGCTCAAGCTGCGGATGGGGGTGGCGATCGGGACCAGCCTGTTCGTCATCTCGATCAACTCGGCGGCGGCGTTGGCGACCCGGCTGGCCACCGCCCAGCTCACGCTCGACTGGCGGATCATCGGGCCGTTCGCGGGCGCTGCCCTGCTCGGCGCGTGGGATGGGAAGCGGCTGTCGGGGAAGGTGTCGACGGCGACGCTGAAGCGGATCTTCGCGTGTCTGCTGTTCGGGTTGGCGGCGTTCATGTTCATCGACGCCGTGGTCCGGCCCCACTGA
- a CDS encoding rhodanese-like domain-containing protein, giving the protein MDNLVFQQYYLDCLSHASYLVGDRGTGRAVVVDPQRDIGGYLADADAWGLKIELVVETHVHADFLSGHLELAEATGARIAYGAAAQVDFEIDRLTDGARLSLGEVELEIRHTPGHTPESICVVIREHARDAVPYGVLTGDTLFIGDVGRPDLLGAVGWSADQLARALFRSTRQRLLTLPDATRVFPAHGAGSACGKNLSSETTSTIGEQRATNYALAPMSEDDFVRAVCEGQTLAPMYFAYASHRNREARPTLHETDPVPALDALPAGVTVLDTRDPDAFAAGHLPGAINVGLGGRFAELVGQVLRAEDPIVLVCADGHAVEARNRLARIGFDQVVGEFTGSAGRLRARRVTAEELSTLDVRLVDVRGRGEVEVSGTISGALLLPLPELISRLDELDPVLPTVVFCAGGYRSSVAASVLRARGFADVADLSGGFSAWLDGGFPVVHPEHV; this is encoded by the coding sequence GTGGACAACCTCGTGTTCCAGCAGTACTACCTCGACTGCTTGTCCCACGCGTCCTACCTGGTCGGAGACCGTGGGACCGGGCGAGCGGTCGTGGTCGACCCCCAGCGCGACATCGGCGGCTACCTCGCCGACGCCGACGCGTGGGGGCTCAAGATCGAGCTGGTGGTCGAGACGCACGTCCACGCCGACTTCCTCTCCGGGCATCTGGAGCTGGCCGAGGCCACCGGCGCCCGGATCGCCTACGGGGCCGCGGCGCAGGTGGACTTCGAGATCGACCGGCTGACCGACGGTGCCCGGCTCTCCCTCGGTGAGGTCGAGCTGGAGATCCGGCACACGCCGGGCCACACCCCGGAGTCGATCTGCGTCGTGATCCGCGAGCACGCACGCGACGCTGTACCGTACGGTGTACTGACCGGCGACACCCTGTTCATCGGCGACGTCGGCCGACCCGACCTGCTCGGCGCGGTGGGCTGGTCGGCCGACCAGCTGGCCAGGGCCCTGTTCCGCTCGACCAGGCAGCGGCTGCTCACCCTGCCCGACGCCACCCGCGTCTTCCCCGCCCACGGCGCCGGGTCGGCCTGCGGGAAGAACCTGTCCAGCGAGACCACCAGCACCATCGGCGAACAGCGCGCGACGAACTACGCGCTCGCGCCGATGAGCGAGGACGACTTCGTCCGGGCGGTGTGTGAGGGCCAGACGCTCGCGCCGATGTACTTCGCCTACGCGTCGCATCGGAATCGGGAGGCTCGGCCGACGCTGCACGAGACCGACCCGGTTCCTGCGCTCGACGCGCTTCCTGCCGGTGTGACGGTGCTTGATACCCGCGATCCGGATGCGTTCGCCGCCGGCCATCTGCCGGGCGCGATCAATGTGGGTCTTGGTGGGCGGTTCGCTGAACTGGTCGGGCAGGTTCTTCGTGCGGAGGACCCGATCGTGCTGGTGTGCGCGGATGGGCACGCGGTGGAGGCGCGCAATCGGTTGGCCCGTATCGGGTTCGATCAGGTGGTGGGTGAGTTCACTGGATCCGCTGGTCGTTTGCGGGCCCGTCGGGTGACCGCCGAGGAACTGAGCACGCTCGACGTCCGTCTGGTTGACGTCCGTGGGCGGGGTGAGGTTGAGGTGTCGGGGACGATCTCCGGTGCTCTTCTGCTTCCGCTTCCAGAGCTGATCAGCAGGCTGGACGAGTTGGACCCGGTTTTGCCGACGGTGGTGTTCTGTGCGGGCGGGTATCGGTCTTCGGTCGCGGCTTCGGTGTTGCGGGCTCGTGGATTCGCTGATGTCGCGGATCTTTCTGGCGGGTTCTCAGCCTGGCTCGACGGTGGGTTTCCGGTTGTCCACCCGGAGCACGTGTGA
- a CDS encoding PH domain-containing protein, producing the protein MIDFQKSAVFKLSPCDPRDIEPAVAPLIIAGEQVLSCFKGVRDFVVFTNKRLIAVNVQGMTGKKRDYTSLPYNKIQAFSIETAGTFDRDAELDLWFSGLGSVRLEFKGSADIRGLGHMIASYVL; encoded by the coding sequence ATGATCGACTTTCAGAAAAGTGCCGTCTTCAAGCTCTCGCCGTGCGACCCGAGGGACATCGAGCCCGCGGTCGCCCCACTGATCATCGCCGGGGAGCAGGTCCTGAGCTGCTTCAAGGGCGTGCGCGACTTCGTCGTGTTCACCAACAAGCGGCTCATCGCGGTCAACGTGCAGGGCATGACCGGCAAGAAGCGCGACTACACCTCACTGCCCTACAACAAGATCCAGGCGTTCTCCATCGAGACGGCGGGCACCTTCGACCGCGACGCCGAGCTGGACCTGTGGTTCAGCGGGCTCGGCAGCGTCCGGCTCGAGTTCAAGGGCAGCGCCGACATCCGCGGACTGGGTCACATGATCGCCTCCTACGTTCTCTGA